The stretch of DNA TTCGGGAAAGCAACGAGAACCCAGATTCCCTGAGGCATGCACCCCTTAAGCTAAAAGGACATGGATCTTTCGGCCATTTCACCCTTACACCTTCCTTTACCTCgcatttcctcctcctctctctctccatctctctctctctccctccttctCGTTTTCCATCGTTTCAGTGCATGACTGCGTGCTCTTCCACTCTTATCACTAACGAATTCTTGGTGGGATGCATGGATTTTAGTGAGATCTTGGCTTCTTCAGCTTTGTTCTATACCACAATCCTACATACATCAATATGTGTGACGCTGAGGAGTGCAAaaaaggaggaagagagagagagagagagagagagagagagagagagagaggggataaATAGTTGTGACGTGTTCGAGGAAGAACACAAATCAAATCCAACACCACACTGCGAAAAATAAAGTTCATGTCTCTCTGTCTCCCATCTGCATGCGTGCAGATGTTCATGGATCCATGTATGAATGAGAATACACATCAATGCATTGACATACTCGAAACattaatatgaaatatatatatatatatatatatatatatatatccatcataAGATCACACATGTGAGAACCTATCATTTGCTGATACATAGCACTTATGACCACTGATTAATCCATTGAAATGCAGAAGTTAAATGGACAAATTCCTTGTATGGAACGATTGAGGTTGTCAAGCTTACAGTGGATGGCAATGCATGGGAAGACATGAATACACATGGATTCCTGCATGGAATGTTGGTCAAAAGCTGTTCTACTTGGCTATATCTCAAAAGGTGAGAACTAATGCTTCATAAGAGCTTTAATCTGAATGGAATCACACAGAAGTGCAGCAAAAGGCTTCAATTGGAAACACTGCCGCTTTAAGCGATATAATAGATCTAGAAGTTGAAGAAGATGAGAGCTTCTCAATGGAATTTTCTTGGTTGTGGAGATCGATCATCCAGGTGTTGAAGTTCATGAACAAAAGCATTGTCATGAGTTTACATGTAACTTCATTTTCCGTATCGACTTCTAGCAATGACATATATCATGGCATCTCTGTGCAAAATGAAGTATTATTGTCCATGCCAACTCAGGATCGAAAAGCTtcaacacttcatgcattaagaTTCTATAAGCGGAGTGTAAGATACAACAGCACATTAATTAGAGAACATGAGGAACAACACCAATCCAAATAATCTGAAACAAGAAACCTACCTACCATTGCTAGAGCTTCTTTTACAGAGGTTTTGCTAACAGATGCATGCCATCCACCATATCACAAGTTAAACCGGTTTTTAGTACTCTACtgcttcatcttcttcctcctccagtaGGTCTTCTTGAAGCCATTGCAAAAAAACTAAGCTTCCACGTTATAGAACCATCAGTGCAGAGGACATCGCATTAGAATATGTTGCTAGATGAAGAGTTGAATCCGGAGAGATCTGTCATCCATCCTCCGGTGCTACTGCTGCTGCCTCCGCCGCTCCAGAATTGGTCGTTGCGAGAAACACCAAGATACGGTCTCGGAAAACCAAGCAGCTGTTGGCTGTCATCCATCTTCACCGAAGCCAGTTGGGTGATGAGTCCGGAATTGGTCGGTTTTGTTTGAGCTTGCCCTGTCGATGAACCACCGATGAACCCACCACCATCACCGACGAAAGAGAATAGCCCGGAAGCCGGTGTTGGCGCAGGTGCCGGCGGCTGTGGGAGGTCCAGTCCGCCTATCAGAGAAAACTGCTGCATTTGCTGAAGCCTCAGGTTCTCCATCCCGACGCCGCCGCCTGGggcgctgctgccgctgccacccAGCTGGTAGTCCAACGTTTCCACGGGTTGGATGCCTGAGAAGCTCACACCAAAGTTGGTCGCTGCGAAGTCGGGAAGCGGGTGCAACGAGGCCATGAACGGCAGCTGCGAAGCGAGCAGCGTGGTGGATGCGATTGCACCACCTACGCCCGACGACGTGGCCgtggaagacgaggaggaggcaccggtctgggtggtggtattcgAGGACTTCGAGGAGCTACCACCGGCGGTGGACTTGGTCCTCTTGTTGCGCCGGCAACCGCCGCCGACGGGGACGTTTCGGAGGGCCCCCCCTCGCGTCCAGTAACGCCGGCATGTCTTGCAGAAATGGCGCGGTTGCGACAAGGAGTAGTTGTtgaagtagcagaacttggtgtttgTGGAGTCGCAACGCGGGCACTTGAGCCCGGGCTCCGGCTGCGGTATCTTTGCCAGCCGTGCTCGGTCCGCCATCGACCCAGGCCTCATCAGGCCAGCCATACCACCGTCAGGGCGCGGCGCTGCCAATCCTGGTGGAAGCTGGGAAGCCTCACCGCCACCGCGGCCGCTGTTTCCCTGCTGGTGAGCCTGTTGCTGCGGCAACGAACAAGCAGAAAACAGAAAGAAAGGGATAAAGCACCAAATCGGAGCCACCGGTGTATTCAAGCAGAGATCTCGAAGCAAAAGGATGAGGATTTTTGGGCTCTTTCGTTATACCTTTTGGACATGGAAGGCGTCGGAGGAAAAGATGAGACAAGGAAGATGAGAGCTCACCTGGTTCCAATTAGGTGGATCAAGAAACACAGGAACTGATGGGAAAACCATGGTTGCACTCCGTTCCTCCACCACACCTTCTTCCTTGGCGATCTATTTCTCTTTTGTCAAAAGGTTGATGGGCTTAAGAAGTGGTGGAGGGAGTTGCAGAGAGCACAAAggaggaagggaagggaagagagatagagaaaaggagagagaaaggaaaaggaaggGTCTTATTTCTCTCCTGAGTGGCTTATATATTATAATTGTCATGGTTGTGTCTGGTTGGTAGAGAGAGATTCTTAGCCTTTAAGCTTTTAGGGTGATGGCATATGCAGGAAGGGAGAAGGAGGGAAGTGGTGGCCGCTTCatgcatgacaaaggtaaggtagaAATGAGATGAGAGGGCTACATCCTCACTGTAAAAGAATATAATGGAGAGACAGATGGCTATTCTACATGTTCTAAAGAGAGAAAAAGGTgggaggggagggggagggggaggggattAAAGCTTGTTCTGTCCCTGGTAGTAGTATCTGTAGGCAGAAGATAAATGAAGATGCAGGAGTCTTAAAGCTTGACATGTATATGTGTGCGTCTCCACATGTCATGTGGGTGTCGACAGCACCACAGTGTAGATGATTGACATGCAGTCGATGATGTGTTCCATTTATTCCACCGTACATGATGGATTGCTTGAGTGATGAGCACTTCAACCTTCTCCGTCTGTCTCATTAAAGTGGATGGTTTTAGGGTTATCTTCCACTATGCACATTCTATTCATCCTCTTGCTCGTGCTATGATCGATCCTTTTTGTTGGTTCCAATTGTATAAGCTCAATAAGAGATAGTGATTAAATGACATGGAGAAGCATAAGAGGCGTGGATTCTTAACTCATTTAGTTTTTAATCAATTTTTAATATCCTACGCAAGTTATACGACGAATATCCTGTGAcaatattttttctaatttattattttttatttattaataaataaattagtgATGTCGATATCGAACTCACTTATttttttgataataatatattttttttctaacgaATTAATATTATATCATTACCTATAAATTTATAAGTCTCTCTTAATACAAAGTGTATTTGAATAAGAAGACGATCAAAGAAAATAAGAATGATAAGAACTAAAATAAGCTAAGTAGGAAGGAAAATATGACTATTtgatgttttctttccttttgtttggttttattataattataatgggTTAGTGAAATCATAAGAGTCGAGGATCTTTGACTTCTATTGTGTGCATGTAATAAACCTTCTAAGATTCGTACATCCCATGATGTGATCGTATGTACCACATCATACATCCTCCGCCCACAATGCATGCCTTATCCATAGTGATACCCAATTATGTGATCATACTAAAGAATTGGGTGATGTTCCATTGGGTAGATATAAAAAAACAATTTATTGTTCTTTTGTATTAGTAACGATAATTATTTCATTCTCAATTTCATTTTTACCGGACAAATTATCCTACGTTACCGATCTGTACAAATTGGAAAGACGTGTGAGACGATTCCGCACAACGGTGGGCCCCACGCCGCAATTATGGGGCGGGCCCACGTTATGATCCAACCAAGTGATGGCGCCGCGTCCCCGCGGGGCCCGTGCCGGGGTACGTACGTGCTGCGGAAGTAGTGGGTCGGCGGATGGGGTCCACCAAACGGAGGGCCAAGATGCACGGGAAAGCACCCCCGACTCCTACGGGCTGACCCGCACGTGTCAGGATCTTACGGTGATGATGAGGTACATGTAGATTTGTGCACCAAGCAATCTCATCCGTCGGATTCCATTTTCGTGTACCGGTGGATTTCTAAACCTAATTCAAAATCTATTTGGAGCTTATTATTATTTCAGAAATTATCGTGATATATATTTAAGCAAACTAAAATATTAGATAGAATCTTTGAGtgatttatctaaaaaaaaactcttttttctttctttcccaaataatatctttattttttctcGAAAATATCATATCTTTAGCCTATCGTCACCATCCTCATTCTCGCCTTTGCCTCTTCTTCGATACCCCTATCTCAAAGGTAACGTCTCCATTGTGTTGCCTCATTTCACGCCCATCACCTTCCATCATACTCACTTATAATCATGAAGTCCTGTTCGTCATCTTTGtattttttcattttttcttaTGCTGTCTTTGTCTTTATTCTTGTTTATGGGATAAAACCAATTGAAGTGATAAGCGAGGAAAATAGTCAACGCTAACGATATGAAGGCGACaatgagaaaatatttttttttgtaattatagaaattagagatattatcttaaaaaatatatgctatatgataaaaaaaacaaaaaagagctttttttaaaatgaaaatcacccttatatttattattttcatataataaaaaacCATATAAATCTTTGGTGGATtatgttaaattttttataatttaaattcaatttgtatttttttttcatataatttgAAACCCAAATCCATCTTATTTAGGCTTCGACGGGCGGGAATGCAGCTAACGCTAGTAGCGTCATCGTTCATCCGCTTACCAGACGAAACAACATATTACAGTGGACGCGATCGGGAAGAGCGAGTCGACGCATCATCTCCTCTGCTTCTCCGACATATGACCCGGAGAAACCCTAGACCACAGATCTCCGGAGCAGAGCTGTGATGGCgggattcctttccaagctgagacGGATCCACCACTCGGTCTACACTGGACCCTCTTGCTCGGATGGTAATCTCGATCTCTCGCCTTCATCCTTGTCAAATTTCTCATTGAATGAATTGGTGTCTCAAAGATTATATAAAAAGAgtcgctttcttcttcttctttttcgttAGAGGTTTGGGGAGAACCTGGTGTCAGCGACCATTACCATAGCTTGGATCAAGATTGAAGTCCTTTTGAACCTTTGATTTCTTATGAAGCACCGGCGAGAAGGCTTTTCTTTTAGGGGAAGAACTTCACTTTTCCCCCTTCTTGAGAGACACGGACTCATGTTCTTGTAATTGGTAAAATAGATTTGGTTATCGGTACTCATAAAGACCGATTGTTGTTAGTATT from Musa acuminata AAA Group cultivar baxijiao chromosome BXJ2-11, Cavendish_Baxijiao_AAA, whole genome shotgun sequence encodes:
- the LOC135626163 gene encoding dof zinc finger protein DOF5.1-like isoform X2: MVFPSVPVFLDPPNWNQAHQQGNSGRGGGEASQLPPGLAAPRPDGGMAGLMRPGSMADRARLAKIPQPEPGLKCPRCDSTNTKFCYFNNYSLSQPRHFCKTCRRYWTRGGALRNVPVGGGCRRNKRTKSTAGGSSSKSSNTTTQTGASSSSSTATSSGVGGAIASTTLLASQLPFMASLHPLPDFAATNFGVSFSGIQPVETLDYQLGGSGSSAPGGGVGMENLRLQQMQQFSLIGGLDLPQPPAPAPTPASGLFSFVGDGGGFIGGSSTGQAQTKPTNSGLITQLASVKMDDSQQLLGFPRPYLGVSRNDQFWSGGGSSSSTGGWMTDLSGFNSSSSNIF
- the LOC135626163 gene encoding dof zinc finger protein DOF5.1-like isoform X1; the encoded protein is MVFPSVPVFLDPPNWNQQQAHQQGNSGRGGGEASQLPPGLAAPRPDGGMAGLMRPGSMADRARLAKIPQPEPGLKCPRCDSTNTKFCYFNNYSLSQPRHFCKTCRRYWTRGGALRNVPVGGGCRRNKRTKSTAGGSSSKSSNTTTQTGASSSSSTATSSGVGGAIASTTLLASQLPFMASLHPLPDFAATNFGVSFSGIQPVETLDYQLGGSGSSAPGGGVGMENLRLQQMQQFSLIGGLDLPQPPAPAPTPASGLFSFVGDGGGFIGGSSTGQAQTKPTNSGLITQLASVKMDDSQQLLGFPRPYLGVSRNDQFWSGGGSSSSTGGWMTDLSGFNSSSSNIF